Within the Girardinichthys multiradiatus isolate DD_20200921_A chromosome 12, DD_fGirMul_XY1, whole genome shotgun sequence genome, the region ATTCAAGCAGAGAGTGGTTATTGttttccatacacacacacacacacacacacacacatacactaccagtcaaaagttttagatacactttctcacctaATGGGTCTCttaattttcatgactatttatgTTGCAAATTCGCACctaaggcatcaaaactgtgaacgaacacacatggaattatatagtaaacaaaaagtgtgaaataactccagacatttttatattttttcaaaatagcaccgtttgctgtaatgactgctTTGCATACTTAGCATTCTGTTGATAAGCTTCATGTTGTGGTCAACTAAAACGGTTTTCCAAACAGTCTTGAAAGATCTTCCCAGAAGCAAAGGAAAgagtggctactttaaggaatcgaaaataacatatttttgcAAATTGTTGTTTGCcacataattccacatgtgttcattcacagttttcatGCCTTCAGTGAAAATCTAAACACAataatcataaacataaagaaagtttctaaaacgtttgtattttttatttatttaaataaaaactacttACCGAGTGGCTTGCTGGAGGCAAAAGCCAAGAGTACTGCAATAATTACGAAAGGCAGCATTCTGTCCTACAAACATACATATATATCAAATAATAACAGCAACTTTCATATGACATCAAAGCATTTTACACTATGAATGTCGTATAACCTGGGAATATTAGCATAATATAGACGCAAACACAATAGTCATTTAAAATAGTAAGCTCATTTGAAGCAGTAAAGTCGCAACGGATTTGCTGTTTAATAATATAGCTGTGAACTTAAGCTCATTACCTCTCGAGTGTCCTGTGTGAAGAATTAGAGCTGAGTGAGGAAAAACGGAGGGACAAATGCTTACAAGAGCTGTACACGCTTCGGTGTCATATGACCCGTCGTTTGCGATGACacaacttgaaaaaaaaagttcaaggattCACCACGGTGTCtttaaacaacataaacagGAAGTTAGATGACTGTGATTGGTCAGAATCAAAGGCGCTTGTCACGCCGACCCAATCAAAGTTAGAGTTGGGCGGGTCGTATCTGCATCACTTTTCAAAGTTAAAAGACTTGAATTGAAAgctgagatttaaaaaaaagaaacaatagcTAAACAAAACAACTAAAGCTGTAATGGtaacatatttatgtaaatGCTTGTTTTTGCAAAAGAGAATCTGTGTGGCTCGTGTTTGGCTGGAGTAACtacatttcccatgattcacCTGTGCGTCTGAACGTAGCGGACGCAATTTCTAGAACCTTGACGACTCTTCCAGCGTAAGTGTTTTTGCCATCCCGACATCACGTCCTACCTACTTTGAGACCTTTACACACGCAACACAGGAGAAGACAACTAGTTTGTGCGCCATTTCTGCTCAGCTGAGGTTTAATAGTTTTATCTGGGGATTAAAGCTTGCACCTGTTGAAGCTGTTATGGTGTGTTAATGGGAGTATTAAGAAGAGAAACCCTGAACTCTGCGGAGCCGGAGACAAGCTAGCTAAACATCGAGAGCAGCCACAAACGGCGAGGGGGCAGGGCAGGTTCACAGGTCAGTGCtttaatttgtttgtgttttaattaacTGGTACACACATATAAGTCATTTCAATAAGGAATGCACTCGTGTGCATTCCTAGTAAAGAGCGTGAAAACTAAACTCTAAGCAGATAAAAGGCAAAAGAAAAATTGCGtagaagcttgttgatgacAGCCAACGTGCTAAACGTTCTGTATGTTggagaaaattacatttttaagcgTATCTAATTAGTATCGGTTCGGATTTTTTTAAGATCAGCACATCTTCGAACTACCTGCCTCACATCAGCTCTTCCAGTGGTTCTTCATGCACACCCTCTTCCTCCGACCAGTGAGCTGGGGTGTCTGCCAGCCATGTATTCATTTTCAGGCCCCACCAGCCTACCTGAATTTGACCTCGGACCTCCGAGTACCCCCGACAGCCTTCAGAGAGAAATAAACTCAGACACGTAAGTAATAATTCTAGTGTTTTGACTTAACTTTACCGCTGACAGTTTGCCAAAAAATGCCTacgaaaaatctaaaaatggatTTTAACCTTAGCTTGATGTATTTCGTCTTTGACGTATTTTTCTCTGCTCCACACCAGCTGGGAAACGAGGCGCCATCGAAAGCACAGGAGACTAAATGATGAGTAAGTGAGCAATGTGCAGTGATTAATagtttaacttttccacatgttgtcatgttacagccatcaatttattttatttgaattttatgtaacagaccagCATACATTTTCTACtttacataattgtaaagtagaaaaataaaaaggagtTCTTGATTATCAAcatctttttttaacaaatagaatgcaaaaaaaaaaaagtggtgtgcatttgtattcagtttcCGTGAGATGATTTTAGtctaaccaccttttgctgcaggtCTTTCAGTCTATATCTGTAGTGCTCAATCAAATTGTATGGAGAAAGTCTGTGAACATTGATTTTCAAGAATCGCCAttctactttacaattatgaGATACAGTGTGTTCTCTATCACTTAAACGTcagttgaaaaacaaaacttttgtgtttttaatatgacaaaatgtttaaaggttCAATGGGTGTGAATAAATTTGCAAGGCATGGTGTGTAAAACATTGCACAATACCTGCAGCTTCCACACAGGAGTGTCATAACATATTCATGCTTTATCAGGGGTTGCAATCCCAAAAAGCGGAGGCTAATGCCTGAGACGGAAGTGGACATGAAGTGTCGTGCTCTGTCTGCAAAGCAAGTTGTCCTTGCTCCACCACAGCCATGCTCAGCAACTCAGACCCTCACTTTGCCACAGCCCTCCTCTGTCCTGTCCCGACCTGAAATGGAGAGCTGCATGGAGATAGAAGCAGCTCACAGAAAACTGCAGGAAATTGAAGACAGGTATGGAGCAACTTTCTGCCTGCTTGTGAGATTTTAGACTGGTTAAGTCTACATCTAGCTGTACTTGATCTTGTCATTTGAAGGTTAAACAAGTTGGTCGGAGGAAAAAAATGTAGCATCTGGTTCCATTTCAAACTTTTTAGAGACCCTGTGCTtagaaattttacattttagtgaTGAACACAGAAATTTCACATCTGCTAAACTGTTATTTGAGTATTAAGTTCAAATATGTTCATGTTTATCTGTGATGTTTTCAGATCAATCCCTAagctttttccttttgttcccTTATTTTTGTGAAAATCCAATGTTTTATCTGTATTTTCTATATCTTGTCTCCAGAATGCTAAAGCagtcattaaaatattattttgatcatTATATTTTCTTAGATTTTATACTGTTCTTTGTTTGATAGGTTCGTTACATTCAGTTAATACAACAGGGAAACTAAGGATGTTCTAATACCACTAATCCTTGTGCATGCATGGATAGAACATGGTCAGatcttcagttcagttttacttAAACACTGGTGACAACATATTCCCTTTTGAGTACTGCAATTTAtaccatttattttaaacagaggGGCTTTGTTTCGTTAATCAGTTCTGGTATTTATTTTCTGCTGGGTTCAGTACATAGCTACTCTGtgtgactttattttttgtgatgtTGATGTGTCGCAGAATAACCCTTGAAGATGACGATGAGGATCTTGATGTAGAGCCGGCTCCGCGCCGGCCGGTGCTGGTTATGTCTGACAGCTTGAAGGAGGGTCTGCAGCGCGGCATCAGTGACATTCTCCCACAAACTGTGGCCCAGTCTGTGTATGTGCTACTTGTTAGATTACATAATCCTGTAACTCTTGAAGCAGGAATGCGTACAGCGCCTTCCACAATTACTGGCACCCCTACTGTTTGACTTGAATAACATGTTCtcttacatttctgtatttgaAGAGTGGCTTAGAGGAAAGATTGTTGTGTcgtatttataccccagggacACTGGGagtcatggattactaattaaaagcTCCTCTTGATTCTGATTAGCATAAAAAGAAGCAAAGCAACAAATTGCTGATAATTATGGTGGGCGCTGTAAAAgtcttctaaaataaaaactaccATCACTCTTTAAGTCACTTCCCTACACAACAGCAAAAGAATCTTGCTCCTAAAATCAAAACATCTTGTTATGCTAGCCGACCCGCTCCTTCATCATTGGAAAGTGTCACATTACCCAGGCTTGGCTATAAAGTAGGTGTATtactatatataatatatattatctTCTGAGATCTTCATGAATGCAGTATCAAGTTGAATAAACTCACGTTTGACAATAATCTGTCTAAAAGTTACTTTTGATTTCCATCTCCTGCTACTTTCTTCCTCACTCTCTTCATCCTCTTGACCCCAGGAGTCCGTCAGGCATGGAGCTGGTCTTGTGGCGTCCTCCAGAAGATCCTTTCTGCCAGAGGCTGAAAGACTCGTTACAGAAACAGCGTAAACAACAGACAGCATGCCGGCAAATCCCAACTCCGTGTTCATCTCCCACCCCTCCTCTCAGCTCCTCTAGTCCACCTGCAGAGACATGCGCTCCTATGTACACTTTCCCTGTGCTCCAGAACTCAGGGGAGGAGGACATGGAAATTTAACCTCTAACCCAAAGTGAAAAACTGGACAAGCGTCTCAGAAAAAGATGGCCAGTTGTGTTGTGATCTCTTGTTGATCCTGAGCTTGTTTGAGCAGCTTATGCATCATTTAATTTGCCACACATTCAGTTTGTCTTCTGTTTACAGATATGTGAGGATTAACCTTAACTTTACAGTGTTGTTGATGTAAATCTTCAAGGCCAGTTGCCTTACTAACGTTCACTCTTGAATTGG harbors:
- the ccdc117 gene encoding coiled-coil domain-containing protein 117, producing MYSFSGPTSLPEFDLGPPSTPDSLQREINSDTWETRRHRKHRRLNDEGCNPKKRRLMPETEVDMKCRALSAKQVVLAPPQPCSATQTLTLPQPSSVLSRPEMESCMEIEAAHRKLQEIEDRITLEDDDEDLDVEPAPRRPVLVMSDSLKEGLQRGISDILPQTVAQSVSPSGMELVLWRPPEDPFCQRLKDSLQKQRKQQTACRQIPTPCSSPTPPLSSSSPPAETCAPMYTFPVLQNSGEEDMEI